The Cydia splendana chromosome Z, ilCydSple1.2, whole genome shotgun sequence genome window below encodes:
- the LOC134805172 gene encoding uncharacterized protein LOC134805172, producing MLDALQSFGSRNSILKILLYWTLSQEVSSLKSELASRDQWQRLNNVEIKGVPLKKNENLFLILDNICGVVGFPIDKNSINYISRVPAQNSNEKCIIVGFINRYIKEEFLASARLKKTITAEEIGFQGSKQRIFANDHLTPMYKQLLTKTKSTLKSKGYAYIWVKYAKIHVRKDDSSKVFIINSDNDLNKLV from the exons ATGTTGGACGCACTACAGAGCTTCGGCAGCCGCAACAGCATCCTCAAAATATTGTTATATTGGACTCTTA GCCAAGAAGTGTCATCCCTCAAAAGTGAACTCGCTAGTAGGGATCAGTGGCAACGGCTCAACAATGTAGAAATTAAAGGGGTTCCACTTAAGAAGAATGAGAACCTGTTCTTGATCCTTGACAATATTTGCGGCGTTGTGGGATTCCCAATCGATAAGAATAGTATCAATTATATTTCAAGGGTCCCTGCTCAGAACTCAAATGAGAAGTGTATCATTGTAGGATTTATAAATAGATACATAAAAGAAGAATTCTTGGCTTCAGCGCGACTTAAGAAGACCATCACGGCTGAAGAAATCGGATTTCAGGGCAGTAAACAAAGGATCTTCGCCAACGATCACTTAACTCCTATGTACAAGCAGCTGCTGACGAAGACGAAAAGTACTCTTAAGTCGAAAGGATATGCGTACATATGGGTCAAATACGCGAAAATTCACGTACGCAAGGATGACTCTTCCaaagtatttataattaatagtGATAATGATTTAAACAAATTAGTCTAA